The following coding sequences lie in one Tichowtungia aerotolerans genomic window:
- a CDS encoding S41 family peptidase, with product MKLKIFFAVLISSLGLQAAEPLTNAYEAIALFTKVLEEVHRSYVDTEEAGYDTLIHHALSGMLQELDPYSVFLDEESYTDLKDDTSGSFGGIGIVISMKDGLLTVVSPMEDTPGFRAGILSGDIIIEINGKETRELSLSESVKLMRGEPGTEVKIKTLRPSNHKTDEITIVREEIDVASVKDAAMIEDWIGYIRITQFNEPTGLHLKEQLEKLSSEGMTGLVLDLRGNPGGLLSAAAEVTELFLPRGELIVFTKGRNSSQDGQRYESSGLTHYTAKDFPMVILVNGGSASAAEIVSGALQDHKRAMLVGEKTFGKGSVQSILPLEDGSAIKLTTAKYYTPSERVIHEHGIEPDYIVKMSPEDLFLLRTQKERKNEEDEFLPEEPEIRDVQLDAAIGALKGMIISQEWTK from the coding sequence ATGAAGTTGAAGATTTTCTTTGCCGTATTGATCAGCAGCCTTGGACTGCAGGCCGCTGAACCACTGACCAATGCCTACGAAGCCATCGCCCTTTTCACAAAAGTTCTCGAGGAAGTGCACCGCAGCTATGTGGACACGGAGGAGGCGGGCTATGACACACTCATCCACCACGCGCTCTCCGGCATGCTTCAGGAACTGGACCCCTACAGCGTTTTCCTCGACGAAGAAAGCTATACGGACCTAAAGGACGATACCTCCGGAAGCTTCGGCGGCATCGGCATTGTGATCAGCATGAAAGACGGACTGCTGACCGTTGTTTCTCCAATGGAGGATACCCCCGGCTTTCGAGCCGGCATTCTTTCCGGCGATATCATCATTGAAATCAACGGCAAAGAAACCCGCGAGCTCTCCCTTTCCGAGTCTGTCAAGCTGATGCGCGGCGAACCGGGCACTGAAGTTAAAATCAAAACCCTGCGCCCCTCGAACCATAAAACAGACGAAATCACGATCGTGCGCGAAGAAATTGACGTCGCCAGCGTGAAAGACGCTGCAATGATCGAAGACTGGATCGGCTACATCCGCATCACTCAATTCAACGAACCAACCGGCCTGCATCTCAAAGAACAGCTCGAAAAGCTGAGCTCCGAAGGCATGACCGGCCTCGTACTGGACCTGCGCGGCAATCCCGGCGGACTGCTCAGCGCCGCCGCAGAAGTCACCGAACTGTTTCTGCCGCGCGGCGAGCTGATTGTATTCACCAAAGGCCGCAATAGCTCTCAGGACGGACAGCGGTATGAATCCTCCGGACTCACTCACTACACCGCCAAAGACTTTCCGATGGTTATTCTCGTGAACGGCGGAAGCGCCAGCGCCGCGGAAATCGTGTCGGGAGCCTTGCAGGATCACAAACGCGCAATGCTCGTCGGCGAAAAAACATTCGGCAAAGGATCGGTCCAAAGCATCCTGCCTCTCGAAGACGGCTCCGCCATAAAGCTGACCACCGCCAAATATTACACCCCCAGCGAACGGGTAATCCACGAACACGGCATTGAGCCGGACTACATCGTTAAAATGTCTCCGGAAGACCTGTTCCTGCTGCGCACACAAAAAGAACGGAAAAACGAAGAAGATGAATTCCTGCCGGAAGAACCCGAAATCCGGGACGTACAGCTCGACGCCGCCATCGGCGCGCTCAAAGGAATGATCATCTCGCAGGAATGGACGAAATAA
- the tsaD gene encoding tRNA (adenosine(37)-N6)-threonylcarbamoyltransferase complex transferase subunit TsaD, whose translation MIILGIESSCDETAAAVVIDGAVKANAIYSQIAKHAPYGGVVPEIASRDHVKKMPGIIEQALTEAGCTFDDLDGIAVTYGPGLASSLLIGYSAARALSQSLDLPLMGMNHHEGHIYSVFLGDEPPVLDGCFPMLTLMVSGGDTRLVYIKEPGHYEVIGQTIDDAAGEALDKGSTLLGLGYPGGPAVQKFAEGGNPNAVRFPRGLDNAGGDWPFSFDRKLCFSFSGLKTALLYHLQKHPSALEDEDEKRDVTASYQEAVADALTKRMERALKKYNCASFACAGGVSLNRPLREKLAALSEKTGIPLKLSSPRLCTDNAAMIAGAAAIKLQAGLPFNSPDDVNPNLSLTNWSIA comes from the coding sequence ATGATTATTCTAGGCATCGAAAGCTCATGTGACGAAACCGCCGCTGCCGTTGTGATAGACGGCGCGGTGAAGGCCAACGCCATTTATTCGCAGATTGCCAAGCACGCGCCCTACGGCGGCGTTGTGCCGGAGATCGCCTCGCGCGATCACGTCAAAAAAATGCCGGGCATCATCGAACAGGCGCTTACAGAAGCCGGCTGCACCTTCGATGACCTCGATGGCATCGCGGTCACTTATGGCCCCGGACTCGCCAGCTCCCTGCTGATCGGCTACTCCGCCGCGCGGGCACTCAGCCAAAGCCTCGATCTGCCGCTGATGGGGATGAACCACCACGAAGGCCACATCTACTCTGTCTTCCTCGGCGACGAACCGCCGGTGCTCGATGGATGCTTCCCCATGCTCACCCTCATGGTTTCCGGCGGCGACACCCGCCTCGTCTACATCAAAGAACCGGGACATTACGAAGTCATCGGCCAGACCATCGACGACGCAGCCGGCGAAGCGCTCGACAAGGGCTCCACCCTGCTCGGACTCGGCTATCCCGGCGGCCCCGCCGTCCAGAAATTCGCCGAAGGCGGCAACCCGAACGCCGTGCGCTTCCCGCGCGGGCTCGACAACGCCGGCGGCGACTGGCCCTTCTCCTTCGACCGCAAGCTCTGCTTCAGTTTCAGCGGACTCAAAACCGCCCTGCTCTATCATCTTCAAAAACATCCCTCTGCTCTGGAAGACGAGGATGAAAAACGCGATGTCACCGCCAGCTATCAGGAAGCGGTTGCCGATGCGCTGACCAAGCGCATGGAACGCGCACTCAAAAAATATAATTGCGCCTCCTTCGCGTGCGCCGGCGGTGTATCGCTCAACCGCCCGCTGCGCGAAAAGCTCGCCGCACTCTCTGAAAAAACCGGCATTCCGCTTAAACTGTCGTCACCCAGACTCTGCACCGATAACGCCGCCATGATCGCCGGAGCCGCCGCCATTAAGCTGCAGGCAGGCCTTCCTTTCAACTCACCGGACGACGTTAACCCCAACCTCTCCCTCACCAACTGGTCTATTGCATAG
- the thiE gene encoding thiamine phosphate synthase, which translates to MKISYGLYMVMTNPVVGYEECARAGVRCGVPFIQLRMKNATRDEIVSEAWKVREVTRGTDSLFIVNDDVTIAKEVDADGVHLGQGDMSLAEARKIWNVPGKIFGLSTHSEKQAETAIDQKPDYIGIGPIFPTPTKAIADPDLGVERAGAIAKSTPLPHVVLGGIDGTNLAEILQAGAVNYCAVRAIMQSPEPEVEIRKLQNIWAEYIL; encoded by the coding sequence ATGAAAATTTCTTATGGACTCTACATGGTGATGACCAATCCGGTCGTCGGATACGAAGAATGCGCGCGGGCCGGTGTACGCTGCGGTGTGCCGTTTATTCAGCTGCGGATGAAGAACGCGACGCGCGATGAGATTGTTTCCGAAGCCTGGAAAGTCCGCGAAGTGACGCGCGGCACAGACAGCCTGTTCATCGTCAATGATGACGTCACGATCGCCAAAGAGGTCGACGCCGACGGCGTGCATCTCGGCCAGGGCGACATGTCGCTGGCCGAGGCCCGTAAAATCTGGAACGTGCCCGGAAAGATTTTCGGCCTTTCGACGCACAGCGAAAAGCAGGCCGAAACCGCAATTGATCAGAAACCGGACTATATCGGCATCGGCCCCATCTTCCCGACGCCGACCAAAGCCATCGCCGACCCCGATCTCGGCGTAGAACGTGCCGGCGCCATCGCCAAATCAACACCGCTTCCACACGTCGTGCTCGGCGGAATTGACGGAACCAATCTGGCAGAGATTCTTCAGGCGGGCGCAGTTAACTACTGCGCTGTGCGCGCGATTATGCAGAGTCCTGAGCCGGAAGTGGAAATCCGCAAACTCCAGAACATCTGGGCTGAATATATTCTCTGA